A portion of the Mytilus galloprovincialis chromosome 12, xbMytGall1.hap1.1, whole genome shotgun sequence genome contains these proteins:
- the LOC143053519 gene encoding E3 ubiquitin-protein ligase TRIM71-like has protein sequence MAQAASKTCEVCVSAPGSQYCIDCEEYYCENCKLLHNRQKLSRNHQFQKASDLIPEGKTKCSEHKEELTLLCNTCNVPACASCVTGNHKGHTFSKFVDAVAKLQVENETKIRAKTNEANQNIKKIEESLKSFDNSVESVIKAITDDGSVIKRMVDKAVAQMITLVKEQSKKEKDKLMNMLSDAKSVLVAGQALDRKKNELDKTRQDESLVQKINNLKEEISKLTINSLPEFPNISFKRKSVAEHYIRQLIGTYNISNVAPVLEKEEQRHGRLYKCADCE, from the exons ATGGCTCAAGCTGCGTCTAAAACATGCGAAGTTTGCGTGAGTGCCCCTGGATCACAATATTGCATAGACTGTGAGGAATACTATTGTGAAAATTGCAAGTTGCTACATAATAGGCAGAAGTTATCGAGAAACCACCAGTTTCAAAAAGCGTCCGACCTAATCCCGGAAGGAAAAACCAAATGTAGTGAACACAAAGAAGAATTAACGTTATTGTGTAATACATGCAATGTACCGGCATGTGCTAGTTGTGTGACAGGAAATCACAAAGGGCATACATTTTCCAAATTTGTCGATGCAGTCGCGAAATTACAAgtggaaaatgaaacaaaaattcgTGCCAAAACAAACGAGgcaaatcaaaatataaagaagattGAAGAAAGCTTGAAGTCGTTTGATAATTCTGTTGAATCCGTCATTAAAGCCATAACTGACGATGGCAGTGTGATTAAACGTATGGTTGATAAAGCCGTAGCACAGATGATTACCTTAGTGAAAGAACAATCCAAGAAGGAGAAAGACAAGCTGATGAATATGTTGTCTGATGCTAAATCCGTGCTTGTTGCCGGTCAGGCATTAGATAGAAAGAAAAATGAACTAGATAAGACCCGACAAGATGAAAGTTTGGTACAAAAGATCAATAATCTGAAAGAAGAAATTAGCAAACTCACTATAAATTCTCTTCCTGAGTTTCCGAATATATCCTTCAAAAGGAAGTCTGTAGCTGAACATTACATCAGACAACTGATAGGTACATACAATATAAG CAATGTTGCACCAGTCTTAGAAAAAGAGGAGCAACGCCATGGACGCTTATACAAATGTGCTGATTGTGAGTAA